The Amaranthus tricolor cultivar Red isolate AtriRed21 chromosome 6, ASM2621246v1, whole genome shotgun sequence genome has a segment encoding these proteins:
- the LOC130816128 gene encoding endochitinase EP3-like, with protein MNSPKTIVLTILTLTCVTSNLVKAQNCGCAANLCCSKWGYCGDTADYCGDGCREGPCYSPVTPSPSTPSGVSVADVVTDDFFNGIIGQADSSCAGKNFYSRAAFLDALNYYPQFGTVGSRDDSMREIAAFFAHLTHETGHFCYIEEINGASGDYCDENNTEWPCNPDKKYYGRGPIQISWNYNYGPAGQSIGFDGLNAPETVANDPVIAFRTAFWFWMNNVHNLIISGQGFGSTIKAINGMECNGGNTPAVNARVGYYTQYCNQLGVSPGDKLSC; from the exons ATGAATTCTCCCAAAACCATTGTATTAACAATTCTAACCCTAACTTGTGTAACAAGTAACCTAGTTAAGGCCCAAAACTGCGGTTGTGCCGCCAACTTATGCTGCAGTAAATGGGGCTACTGCGGCGACACGGCTGATTACTGCGGCGATGGGTGCCGAGAAGGGCCGTGTTACAGTCCGGTGACACCGTCTCCGTCGACGCCAAGCGGGGTTTCGGTGGCGGATGTAGTGACTGATGATTTCTTTAATGGGATAATTGGTCAAGCTGATTCTAGTTGTGCTGGTAAGAATTTTTATAGTAGGGCGGCTTTCTTGGATGCTCTAAATTATTATCCTCAGTTTGGTACGGTTGGATCAAGAGATGATTCTATGCGTGAAATTGCTGCTTTCTTCGCTCATCTTACGCATGAAACTGGAC ATTTTTGCTACATAGAGGAAATAAATGGAGCATCAGGCGACTACTGTGACGAGAACAACACAGAATGGCCATGTAATCCAGACAAAAAATACTACGGGAGAGGACCAATTCAGATCTCATGGAACTACAACTACGGGCCAGCGGGCCAGAGTATTGGGTTTGACGGGTTGAATGCACCCGAAACTGTTGCCAATGACCCGGTTATTGCATTCAGGACTGCTTTCTGGTTTTGGATGAACAATGTTCACAATCTGATAATTTCGGGTCAAGGTTTCGGGTCTACTATTAAAGCTATTAATGGAATGGAATGTAATGGTGGAAATACACCTGCTGTTAATGCTAGAGTTGGGTATTATACTCAGTATTGTAATCAGCTTGGTGTTTCTCCTGGTGATAAGCTTTCTTGCTAA